One Gammaproteobacteria bacterium DNA segment encodes these proteins:
- a CDS encoding BMC domain-containing protein produces MANETMGIALGMIETRGLVPAIEAADAMTKAAEVRLIGREFVGGGYVTVLVRGETGAVNAAVRAGADACERVGDGLVAAHIIARPHKEVEPVLPSGTPESGKAA; encoded by the coding sequence ATGGCAAACGAGACCATGGGGATAGCCCTGGGGATGATCGAGACCCGGGGCCTGGTGCCGGCAATCGAGGCGGCAGATGCCATGACCAAGGCGGCGGAGGTGCGGCTCATCGGCCGCGAGTTCGTGGGTGGCGGTTATGTCACGGTGCTGGTGCGGGGCGAGACCGGTGCGGTGAATGCGGCGGTGCGCGCGGGGGCCGATGCCTGCGAGCGCGTGGGCGATGGCCTGGTGGCCGCCCACATCATCGCTCGCCCCCATAAGGAGGTGGAACCGGTGTTGCCATCGGGTACGCCGGAGTCCGGGAAGGCGGCATAA
- a CDS encoding carboxysome peptide B: MDIFRVRETLVCTERHAGLGHSHLRVLEDASGKLEVATDPVGSRPGDWVFTAKGTAGRFAHADPAILTDMAICGIIDYWLDDEMEMVGQGSA; encoded by the coding sequence ATGGACATATTCCGGGTGCGGGAGACGTTGGTCTGTACGGAACGCCACGCGGGGTTGGGCCATTCCCATCTGCGGGTGCTGGAGGACGCCAGCGGCAAGCTGGAGGTGGCCACGGACCCGGTGGGATCGCGGCCCGGGGACTGGGTGTTTACCGCCAAGGGCACCGCGGGCCGCTTTGCCCACGCGGATCCGGCCATTCTCACCGACATGGCCATCTGCGGGATCATCGATTACTGGTTGGACGATGAGATGGAGATGGTTGGGCAAGGGAGTGCATGA
- a CDS encoding carboxysome peptide A, with product MKIVKVLRPLVATNRIPMMEHKHLQVVQDGSALAVAVDAVGAKPGDWVICVGSSAAREAAGSKGYPSDLTIVGIIDHWEDEEA from the coding sequence ATGAAGATCGTCAAGGTCTTGAGGCCCCTGGTGGCCACCAACCGCATCCCCATGATGGAGCACAAACACCTCCAGGTGGTGCAGGACGGCAGTGCCCTGGCGGTGGCCGTGGACGCGGTGGGCGCCAAGCCGGGGGATTGGGTGATCTGCGTCGGTAGCTCTGCGGCCCGTGAAGCCGCGGGCAGCAAGGGGTATCCCAGCGATCTGACCATCGTCGGCATCATCGACCATTGGGAGGATGAAGAGGCCTGA
- a CDS encoding carboxysome shell carbonic anhydrase, translating to MLPASHQPGSSGPRREVTAPLAPPRADRVRPARPREGLAPAAGTAVRPGAVRVPGGGIHPLTDTARNRALHAYESRVKEAFDCIVPTLRRISALQHEGAFEAMAQDIARERLGFELPGTILADAWVDQLDMRRLYAWCVFETYRRFAADFFHADPLGGRDGAGFQAALQECGFHALDVTPCADGRLAHVVSYVLRLPFGAVRRKSYAGAMFDIEENVAKWVETELMRFRGGRPNTADAPTRYLKMVVYHYSTSDPFHEGCAAHGSDTAAAARAGLERLENFQRAIQNGFCCGASVDLLLVGMDTDSDAIRVHVPDAKGNISLERPLDAADIYRATLGLPMAEARQHIFEAVRSHAPGGVDGGMARFIGLLVEHNISQIDYVRENHGGAYTDIGHRERFIGVGIGFEEIQLRNLTYFAYLDTLEEGAPNMDVGVKIFQGLNTAHGLPIPVVVRFDYHGAVPGARQRATARCARVSAAIGERYPRLVDAGLLHLLTMVRDCDGREPPEPQSCTVLGMAVESH from the coding sequence ATGCTCCCTGCTTCCCACCAGCCCGGTAGCAGTGGCCCGCGCCGCGAGGTCACGGCACCCTTGGCGCCGCCCCGCGCCGATCGAGTGCGTCCGGCGCGCCCGCGGGAGGGCCTGGCCCCGGCCGCCGGGACGGCGGTGCGTCCGGGTGCCGTGCGGGTGCCCGGGGGTGGGATCCATCCGCTGACGGACACGGCGCGCAATCGCGCCCTCCATGCCTACGAGAGCCGGGTCAAGGAGGCCTTCGACTGCATCGTGCCGACCCTGCGGCGCATCTCCGCCCTTCAGCACGAGGGCGCCTTCGAGGCCATGGCCCAGGACATCGCCCGCGAACGTCTGGGTTTCGAACTGCCCGGCACCATCCTGGCGGATGCCTGGGTGGACCAGCTGGACATGCGGCGTCTCTATGCCTGGTGCGTGTTCGAGACCTATCGTCGTTTTGCCGCGGACTTTTTCCACGCCGATCCCCTCGGCGGGCGGGATGGCGCCGGCTTCCAGGCCGCCCTCCAGGAGTGTGGCTTCCATGCCCTGGACGTCACCCCCTGCGCCGATGGCCGCCTGGCCCATGTGGTGAGTTACGTGCTGCGCCTGCCCTTCGGTGCGGTACGTCGCAAGTCCTACGCCGGGGCGATGTTCGATATCGAGGAAAACGTGGCCAAGTGGGTGGAGACCGAACTCATGCGGTTCCGTGGGGGCCGGCCCAATACCGCCGATGCCCCCACCCGCTACCTGAAGATGGTGGTCTACCACTACAGCACCAGCGACCCCTTCCACGAGGGCTGCGCCGCTCACGGTTCCGACACCGCGGCCGCGGCGCGTGCCGGCCTGGAGCGCCTGGAAAACTTCCAGCGCGCCATCCAGAACGGTTTTTGCTGTGGCGCCTCGGTGGATTTGCTGCTGGTGGGCATGGATACGGACAGCGACGCCATCCGCGTCCACGTCCCCGACGCCAAGGGCAATATCTCCCTGGAGCGGCCGCTGGACGCGGCGGACATCTACCGCGCGACCCTGGGCCTGCCGATGGCCGAGGCCCGCCAGCATATCTTCGAGGCGGTACGCAGTCATGCCCCCGGGGGGGTGGACGGCGGCATGGCCCGTTTCATCGGCCTGCTGGTGGAGCACAACATCTCCCAGATCGACTACGTGCGCGAGAATCACGGCGGGGCCTACACGGACATCGGCCACCGGGAGCGCTTCATCGGCGTGGGGATCGGCTTCGAGGAGATACAGCTGCGTAATCTCACTTACTTCGCTTACCTCGACACGTTGGAGGAGGGTGCGCCGAACATGGACGTGGGGGTGAAGATATTCCAGGGCCTGAACACCGCCCATGGCCTACCCATACCCGTCGTGGTGCGTTTCGATTATCACGGCGCGGTGCCGGGGGCGCGGCAGCGGGCCACGGCGCGCTGTGCACGGGTGAGCGCGGCCATAGGCGAGCGCTACCCCCGACTCGTGGATGCCGGCCTGCTGCACCTGCTGACCATGGTGCGCGACTGCGACGGCAGGGAGCCGCCCGAGCCCCAGTCCTGCACGGTGTTGGGGATGGCGGTGGAGAGTCACTGA
- a CDS encoding CsoS2 family carboxysome shell protein has product MVSSAGSTREVARRRRAALAEAGRKAEATRDRTRADAIAPSRGSRAEAVKEQAGKKGDCGCGCKGEGRESTAPVPAPERRASLTPTSRTSPGRGQPRRVNATMPAARAASKARRAAQSATGKSASASPTSMAGIARQANPSMSTRELAQSIREQRSRNGRSSSTKSAPCGRVRSSRTAGDRGDRGAQDATWKVGTSETGGGQTVTGTRVGRAKGVTGDEPSTCRAVTGTEYMGADIFREFCQTDPQRSPLKVGISPTTRGNRVTGNEVGRSSHVTGDEPGTCKNVTGTEYLSPDQFDTYCGIRPAPGPAKVSRTQTAGGERVSGVMVGQSSKVTGNEYGAGVKTTGSQYTQPQETQSQGRGKRGGVPPKVGTSTTFTGGTVTGTRTGRSERVTGDEPGSCKRVTGDEYVDLNQYEAFCASRPEPSPPKVEQTHTLVGRTVTGTRTGRATNVTGDEPGTCKSITGTPYGPAEDYETFCAPQARPTAMARAQRRSGPVPGANLTGIQPGVGGGMTGAERGACEPVSGTPYVGSDDFGATCGALPGQEDFPQALDGAPWQSFSVESPARMAHQARAQGGVTGTRYEQGQITGAFNMGTGKVTGTEEFRFDHRRAGNANLMDMAPASPGTAKAGAVAPAAEEKPRVTGEGQSAGLKITGDDWDRNERVTGTEGTSAMRRNPTRRGGPTSVMLPPKRNQEAPEPVSLVTGSAGTTDKGSLITYSGGARG; this is encoded by the coding sequence ATGGTCTCATCCGCCGGTTCCACCCGGGAAGTCGCCCGCCGCCGCCGTGCGGCTCTGGCGGAGGCGGGGCGAAAGGCGGAGGCCACTCGGGATCGTACCCGGGCCGACGCCATCGCCCCCTCGCGCGGGAGTCGTGCCGAGGCCGTCAAAGAGCAGGCCGGCAAGAAGGGTGACTGTGGTTGTGGTTGCAAGGGCGAGGGACGGGAGTCCACTGCACCAGTCCCCGCCCCCGAGCGACGGGCGTCCCTGACGCCCACCTCCAGGACATCCCCCGGACGCGGTCAGCCGCGGCGGGTCAACGCCACCATGCCAGCGGCCCGCGCCGCATCCAAGGCGCGGCGGGCGGCCCAGTCGGCCACCGGCAAGAGCGCGTCCGCCAGCCCTACCTCCATGGCGGGTATCGCCCGCCAGGCCAATCCCAGTATGTCGACTCGCGAGCTGGCGCAATCCATTCGCGAGCAGCGCAGCCGCAACGGCCGCTCCTCCAGCACCAAGAGTGCCCCCTGTGGCCGGGTGCGTTCCTCACGCACCGCCGGGGATCGCGGAGACCGGGGTGCCCAGGATGCCACCTGGAAGGTGGGTACCAGCGAAACCGGCGGCGGCCAGACCGTCACCGGCACCCGGGTGGGGCGTGCCAAGGGGGTGACCGGCGACGAGCCGAGTACCTGTCGTGCGGTTACCGGTACCGAATACATGGGGGCCGACATCTTCCGGGAGTTCTGTCAGACGGATCCCCAGCGGAGCCCCCTGAAGGTGGGGATCAGTCCCACCACCCGAGGGAATCGCGTGACCGGCAACGAGGTGGGGCGCTCCAGCCACGTCACCGGCGATGAGCCGGGTACATGCAAGAACGTCACCGGCACCGAGTATCTGTCCCCCGATCAATTCGACACCTACTGCGGTATCCGTCCCGCGCCCGGGCCGGCCAAGGTGAGCCGCACCCAGACCGCGGGTGGCGAGCGGGTGTCGGGCGTCATGGTGGGCCAGTCTTCGAAGGTCACCGGAAACGAGTACGGCGCCGGGGTCAAGACCACCGGCTCCCAGTATACCCAGCCCCAGGAGACCCAGTCCCAGGGCCGTGGGAAACGGGGTGGGGTGCCGCCCAAGGTGGGCACCTCCACGACCTTCACGGGTGGGACCGTGACCGGTACCCGCACCGGCCGCAGCGAGCGCGTGACGGGTGACGAGCCCGGCAGCTGCAAGCGCGTCACCGGCGACGAGTACGTGGACCTCAATCAGTACGAGGCCTTCTGTGCCAGCCGCCCCGAGCCGTCTCCGCCCAAGGTGGAGCAGACCCATACCCTGGTAGGGCGTACCGTCACCGGCACCCGCACCGGACGCGCCACCAACGTCACGGGCGATGAGCCGGGCACCTGCAAGTCCATCACCGGCACGCCCTACGGCCCCGCCGAGGATTACGAGACCTTTTGTGCGCCCCAGGCGAGGCCGACGGCCATGGCCCGTGCCCAGCGCCGCAGCGGCCCCGTGCCGGGGGCGAACCTGACGGGCATCCAGCCCGGCGTCGGTGGCGGTATGACGGGCGCCGAGCGCGGGGCCTGTGAGCCGGTTTCCGGTACGCCTTACGTGGGCAGCGATGATTTCGGGGCCACCTGTGGGGCCCTGCCCGGGCAGGAGGATTTCCCCCAGGCCCTGGATGGCGCGCCGTGGCAGAGCTTCAGCGTTGAGTCCCCCGCCCGCATGGCCCATCAGGCACGGGCCCAGGGTGGCGTCACCGGCACTCGCTACGAGCAGGGTCAGATCACCGGCGCCTTCAACATGGGCACCGGCAAGGTGACCGGCACCGAGGAGTTCCGTTTCGACCACCGCCGCGCCGGTAATGCCAACCTGATGGACATGGCCCCGGCATCACCCGGAACCGCGAAGGCAGGAGCCGTCGCCCCCGCCGCCGAGGAGAAGCCTCGAGTGACGGGCGAGGGGCAGTCGGCGGGCCTCAAGATCACCGGCGATGACTGGGACCGCAATGAGCGGGTGACCGGCACCGAGGGCACCTCCGCCATGCGCCGGAATCCCACCCGGCGGGGCGGGCCCACCTCCGTCATGTTGCCGCCCAAGCGGAACCAGGAGGCCCCGGAGCCCGTGTCCCTGGTGACCGGCAGCGCCGGCACCACCGATAAAGGTTCTCTCATCACCTATTCGGGCGGCGCCCGGGGTTGA
- a CDS encoding ribulose bisphosphate carboxylase small subunit has protein sequence MPMTTEMGDYQTVSTLETFGFLPPLTQEEIYDQVAYILAQGWTPAIEHVHPANAMRNYWTMWKLPFFGETALDHVVAELEACHRNYPDHHVRLIGYDNYTQSQGSAFVVFEGRR, from the coding sequence ATGCCAATGACCACTGAAATGGGTGATTACCAAACTGTCAGCACCCTGGAGACCTTCGGCTTCCTGCCGCCCCTGACCCAGGAGGAGATCTACGACCAGGTGGCCTACATCCTGGCCCAGGGCTGGACCCCCGCCATCGAGCACGTCCACCCGGCCAATGCCATGCGCAATTACTGGACCATGTGGAAGCTGCCCTTCTTCGGCGAGACCGCGCTGGACCACGTGGTAGCGGAGCTGGAGGCCTGCCATCGCAACTACCCGGACCACCACGTGCGCCTCATCGGCTACGACAACTACACCCAGAGTCAGGGCAGCGCCTTCGTGGTGTTCGAGGGTCGCCGCTGA
- a CDS encoding form I ribulose bisphosphate carboxylase large subunit, with product MSVKTYDAGVKDYRQMYWTPDYVPLDTDLLACFKCTGQPGVPREEVAAAVAAESSTGTWTTVWSDLLTDIEYYKGRAYRIEDVPGDSESFYAFIAYPLDLFEEGSITNVLTSLVGNVFGFKALKHLRLEDLRFPIAYIKTCMGPPNGITVERDKLNKYGRPLVGGTIKPKLGLSAKNYGRAVYECLRGGLDLTKDDENVNSQPFMRWQNRFEFVADAVLTAQQETGERKGHYLNVTAPDPEQMYERAEFAKSLGMPIIMHDFLTGGFTANTGLAKWCRKNGMLLHIHRAMHAVIDRHPKHGMHFRVLAKCLRLSGGDHLHTGTVVGKLEGDRASTLGFVDQLRESFVPEDRKRGIFFDQDWGSMPGLFAVASGGIHVWHMPALVAIFGDDSVMQFGGGTQGHPWGNAAGAAANRVALEACVKARNQGREIEKEARDILIEAGKHSPELAIALETWKEIKFEYETVDKLDVG from the coding sequence ATGAGTGTGAAGACCTATGACGCGGGTGTTAAAGATTACCGGCAGATGTACTGGACCCCGGACTATGTGCCCCTGGATACCGACCTCTTGGCCTGTTTCAAGTGCACCGGCCAGCCGGGCGTGCCACGGGAAGAGGTAGCGGCGGCGGTGGCGGCCGAGTCCTCCACCGGTACCTGGACCACGGTGTGGTCCGATCTCCTCACGGATATCGAGTACTACAAGGGCCGGGCCTATCGTATCGAGGACGTGCCCGGCGACTCCGAATCCTTTTATGCCTTCATCGCCTATCCCCTCGACCTCTTCGAGGAAGGCTCCATCACCAACGTGCTCACCTCCCTGGTGGGCAACGTGTTCGGCTTCAAGGCCCTGAAGCACCTGCGCCTCGAGGATCTCCGTTTCCCCATCGCCTATATCAAGACCTGCATGGGCCCGCCCAACGGCATCACCGTCGAGCGCGACAAGCTCAACAAGTACGGGCGCCCGCTGGTCGGCGGTACCATCAAGCCGAAGCTCGGCCTGTCGGCCAAGAACTATGGCCGTGCGGTGTATGAATGCCTGCGCGGTGGTCTCGATCTGACCAAGGACGACGAGAACGTCAACTCCCAGCCCTTCATGCGCTGGCAGAACCGTTTCGAGTTCGTGGCCGACGCGGTACTCACCGCCCAGCAGGAGACCGGCGAGCGCAAGGGCCACTATCTCAACGTCACCGCCCCCGACCCCGAGCAGATGTACGAGCGCGCCGAATTCGCCAAGTCACTCGGCATGCCCATCATCATGCACGACTTCCTCACCGGTGGCTTCACGGCCAATACCGGCCTGGCCAAGTGGTGCCGCAAGAACGGCATGCTGCTGCACATCCACCGCGCCATGCACGCAGTCATCGACCGCCACCCCAAGCACGGCATGCATTTCCGGGTGCTGGCCAAGTGCCTGCGGCTGTCCGGCGGCGACCACCTCCACACCGGCACCGTGGTGGGCAAGCTGGAGGGTGACCGGGCCTCGACCCTGGGCTTCGTGGACCAGCTTCGTGAGTCCTTCGTACCCGAGGACCGCAAGCGCGGCATCTTCTTCGACCAGGACTGGGGCTCCATGCCCGGTCTGTTCGCCGTGGCCTCCGGCGGTATCCACGTGTGGCACATGCCGGCCCTGGTCGCCATCTTCGGCGACGACTCCGTCATGCAGTTCGGCGGCGGCACCCAGGGCCATCCCTGGGGCAACGCGGCCGGTGCCGCGGCCAACCGCGTCGCCCTGGAGGCCTGCGTCAAGGCGCGCAACCAGGGCCGCGAGATCGAGAAAGAGGCCCGCGACATCCTCATAGAGGCGGGCAAGCACAGCCCCGAACTGGCCATCGCCCTCGAGACATGGAAGGAGATCAAATTCGAGTACGAGACCGTGGACAAGCTGGACGTGGGCTGA
- the rsmA gene encoding 16S rRNA (adenine(1518)-N(6)/adenine(1519)-N(6))-dimethyltransferase RsmA, whose product MRARKRFGQHFLHDQGVVERMLRALAPAPADRVVEIGPGPGALTYPLLDHVPALDVVELDRDLAARLEAHPAAAAGRLRVHRGDVLRFDFGALAGPAAGLRLVGNLPYNISTPLLFHLFDQLDAIRDMHFMLQREVVARMAAAPGSKTYGRLSVMVQYHCRVERLFGIGPGAFTPPPRVHSEVVRLVPHAEPPVTVVDPESLQRVVRAAFGQRRKTLRNALQGLVDAEAMAAAGIDPGQRPERLFLADFARLADLAADYPAAPAPTPSRP is encoded by the coding sequence ATGCGCGCTAGAAAGCGCTTCGGCCAGCACTTCCTCCACGACCAGGGGGTGGTGGAACGCATGCTGCGCGCCCTGGCTCCGGCGCCGGCGGATCGGGTGGTGGAAATCGGGCCGGGACCGGGGGCTCTGACCTACCCGTTGCTGGACCATGTGCCGGCCCTGGACGTGGTGGAACTGGATCGTGACCTGGCGGCGCGCCTGGAGGCGCACCCGGCCGCCGCCGCCGGGCGCCTGCGGGTGCACCGTGGCGACGTGCTGCGGTTCGACTTCGGTGCCCTGGCCGGCCCGGCTGCGGGCCTGCGACTGGTGGGTAACCTGCCCTACAACATCTCCACCCCCCTGTTGTTCCATCTCTTCGACCAGCTCGATGCGATCCGCGACATGCATTTCATGCTGCAACGGGAAGTCGTGGCTCGTATGGCCGCGGCGCCGGGGTCGAAGACCTATGGCCGGCTGTCGGTGATGGTGCAGTACCACTGTCGGGTGGAACGTCTGTTCGGTATCGGGCCCGGGGCCTTCACGCCGCCGCCGCGGGTGCACTCCGAGGTGGTGCGTCTGGTGCCCCATGCCGAGCCACCGGTGACGGTGGTCGACCCCGAGAGCCTCCAGCGGGTGGTGCGCGCGGCCTTTGGCCAGCGCCGCAAGACCCTGCGCAATGCCCTCCAGGGCCTGGTGGATGCCGAGGCCATGGCGGCGGCCGGTATCGACCCCGGCCAACGCCCGGAACGGCTGTTCCTGGCCGACTTCGCGCGGCTCGCCGATCTGGCCGCGGACTATCCCGCGGCGCCAGCTCCGACACCATCCCGCCCCTGA
- the pdxA gene encoding 4-hydroxythreonine-4-phosphate dehydrogenase PdxA, translating to MAEPLPVVFTPGEPAGIGPDLALMMARDGSDVPWVAIADPDLMAARARRLDIPVEVLVHDAAEPPPPTRPGVLRVVPVPCPVPVVPGHLDPRNGAYVLETLAQAVDGCLAGDFAALVTGPVHKGNINESGVAFTGHTEFLAARCGVPQVVMMLVGGNLRVALVTTHLPLAEVPRHITPERLEAVVRILVAELGKRCRLPHPAVRVLGLNPHAGEGGHLGMEEIEVIEPVLNRLRAEGMRLEGPVPADTAFTPAGLADVDVVLAMYHDQGLPVLKHVGFGAAVNVTLGLPFVRTSVDHGTALALAGSGHIDDGSLKAAMALAASLSG from the coding sequence GTGGCAGAGCCGCTTCCGGTGGTATTCACTCCCGGCGAGCCGGCGGGTATCGGCCCCGACCTGGCGTTGATGATGGCGCGTGACGGCAGCGACGTGCCCTGGGTTGCCATCGCCGATCCGGACCTCATGGCGGCGCGGGCGCGGCGTCTCGACATCCCGGTGGAGGTGCTGGTGCACGATGCGGCCGAGCCCCCCCCTCCGACTCGTCCCGGGGTCTTGCGCGTGGTTCCTGTCCCGTGTCCCGTCCCCGTGGTCCCGGGCCACCTCGACCCCCGCAACGGCGCCTACGTCCTGGAGACCCTGGCGCAGGCGGTGGATGGCTGCCTGGCCGGCGACTTCGCGGCCCTGGTCACCGGGCCCGTGCACAAGGGCAACATCAACGAGTCGGGGGTGGCCTTCACCGGCCATACCGAGTTCCTGGCGGCGCGCTGCGGCGTCCCCCAGGTGGTGATGATGCTGGTGGGCGGCAACCTACGGGTGGCCCTGGTGACCACCCATCTGCCCCTGGCCGAGGTGCCCCGGCATATCACCCCGGAGCGCCTGGAGGCGGTGGTGCGGATCCTGGTGGCGGAACTCGGGAAGCGTTGTCGCCTGCCCCATCCCGCCGTGCGGGTCCTCGGCCTCAATCCCCATGCCGGCGAGGGTGGCCATCTCGGCATGGAGGAGATCGAAGTCATCGAACCGGTGCTTAATCGCCTGCGGGCCGAGGGTATGCGCTTGGAGGGGCCGGTGCCCGCGGATACCGCCTTCACACCCGCCGGCCTGGCCGATGTCGACGTGGTGCTGGCCATGTATCACGACCAGGGACTGCCGGTGCTCAAGCACGTCGGTTTCGGGGCGGCCGTCAACGTCACCCTCGGCCTGCCCTTCGTGCGCACCTCGGTGGATCACGGCACCGCGCTGGCCCTGGCGGGCAGCGGGCACATCGACGACGGCAGCCTCAAGGCCGCCATGGCACTGGCGGCTAGCCTGAGCGGCTGA
- a CDS encoding peptidylprolyl isomerase, with protein MKRILYTVILLLPLWAVAQGNVRELDRIVAVVNDDVIMKSELEHAARSVLADLRQKGTRPPPDAVLLQQVLDKLVMERLQLQEAEKLGVVVDDELVNRAVASVAARNGLTVAQFREVLERDGFDFAGFREELKERLTMEQVARRQVDRRIRVTDRELQDYLSLQEETAGGREYKLGHILVSVPEAPTPEELATARETIAGLLERARAGEDFRALAVAHSDGQNALEGGQMEWRERDRLPSLVGDVMADMGAGDVTDVLRSSSGFHIFKVLDVREGERTMITQTKARHILLRPDELTSGDDVRIRLAQLKDRIEGGDDFAELARSHSQDRGSAVNGGDLGWVNPGDTVPQFERVMDDLAPGEISEPFESPFGWHIVQVLERRDHDSTEEVRKAKAREELRNRKRGEEMEAWLRRLRDEAYVENRLFDE; from the coding sequence ATGAAACGCATTCTGTACACCGTAATCCTGTTGTTACCCCTGTGGGCCGTCGCCCAGGGCAATGTCCGTGAGCTCGACCGCATCGTCGCCGTGGTGAACGACGACGTCATCATGAAGAGCGAACTCGAGCACGCCGCCCGCAGTGTGCTCGCCGACCTCCGGCAGAAGGGCACCCGTCCGCCGCCGGATGCGGTGCTGCTGCAGCAGGTCCTGGACAAGCTGGTGATGGAACGCCTGCAGCTCCAGGAGGCCGAGAAGCTCGGCGTCGTCGTGGACGACGAGCTGGTGAACCGCGCCGTGGCGAGCGTGGCGGCGCGTAACGGCCTGACGGTGGCCCAGTTCCGGGAGGTGCTGGAGCGAGACGGCTTCGATTTCGCGGGCTTTCGTGAGGAACTCAAGGAGCGCTTGACCATGGAGCAGGTGGCACGGCGCCAGGTGGACCGGCGCATCCGCGTCACCGACCGCGAGCTGCAGGATTATCTCAGCCTGCAGGAAGAGACCGCCGGCGGGCGCGAGTACAAGCTGGGTCACATCCTGGTGTCGGTGCCGGAAGCCCCGACGCCGGAGGAACTGGCCACCGCCCGCGAAACCATCGCGGGCCTGCTGGAGCGGGCGCGGGCCGGCGAGGATTTCCGTGCCCTGGCGGTGGCCCATTCCGACGGCCAGAATGCCCTGGAGGGTGGCCAGATGGAGTGGCGGGAACGGGACCGCCTGCCGTCCCTGGTGGGGGACGTGATGGCCGATATGGGGGCCGGCGACGTCACGGATGTGCTGCGCAGTTCCAGCGGTTTCCATATCTTCAAGGTGCTCGATGTGCGCGAAGGCGAGCGCACCATGATTACCCAGACCAAGGCTCGCCATATCCTGTTGCGGCCCGATGAACTCACATCGGGCGATGACGTGCGCATCCGGCTGGCGCAGCTCAAGGATCGCATCGAGGGCGGGGACGATTTCGCCGAACTCGCCCGTTCCCATTCCCAGGACCGGGGTTCGGCGGTCAACGGCGGTGACCTCGGCTGGGTGAACCCCGGTGACACGGTGCCCCAGTTCGAGCGTGTGATGGACGACCTCGCGCCGGGGGAGATCAGCGAGCCCTTCGAGTCGCCCTTCGGCTGGCATATCGTCCAGGTGCTGGAGCGCCGCGACCACGACAGCACCGAGGAGGTGCGCAAGGCCAAGGCGCGAGAGGAACTGCGCAACCGCAAGCGGGGCGAGGAGATGGAGGCCTGGTTGCGTCGCCTGCGGGACGAGGCCTATGTGGAAAACCGGCTGTTCGACGAATAG